ATGAATAAATTGTATTGAAAACTGACCTGGCACCAAATAggtgaaagaaaatggatggatggatatttaaaACTGATcatcattttttaatatttcttccacagcatgttaaATAAAGGTGCATTAAGGTGGACAGGAAACATTACATGTATCAAGTCTCATTTACAGTGTGGAGCCCTGCTCTTGAAAACTGACATAGTGAAGCTGGATCTCCTCCACACAGACCCTTTTTATAAGTGCTTTGCAAACCCAAACATTACAGgtggatttttctgtttcagtgCAGCTAACCAAACAATGAAGAGCCACTGACTGCATAAGAGAGAATGAAAACTCATTGTTGCAGCCAGTGACCCCCTTAAActgctttttagttttagtcCCCTTGTTTTCCACAGAGTTATTGGTTGTGTCACTAGTTAGCTAATATGAACTAAAGTCAGTCTATTAGTCGctaccaaccaaccaaccaagcAACCTGGTGATGCACTGGATCAAGATGGCACTAAACATCTTCTTAAAACTTAAACTTTCAGCACTTATTTCCTgaatccagcttcacagacagagtTAAATCTGTCAGTTTTAGAGAGCTGTGCTCTATAGTGTACATGAACCTTTATACATGTACTTATTTAACACCTGTTACTACTACTGTTACTAATCCTGTAGAGCTGTTGTTGTTTGCATTATTCTGTCATTTCAAGCCAAAAGACTTCATCAGTTTCTTGTGAATTCTCCCTCTTTCTGCTGGAGTGTCCCTTTCACTAAAACCACCCCAAGCCAAAGACCTGGACAATATGTAGTGTATAGTGAATATCACTCTTATGATCATACTAGAGATATCAAAGAAAGGGGATTTAGTGTGAATGGTCTGAAGAGTGTTATCATAAGAGTGTTATGACAGTCTAAGCATTTTGAATAGTTTCCTGCTTTTAGTTACCTTCTCTTTTTTGAGTCTGGATATCTTCTCGGTGAGCAGTTGGGAGTACTTGGCAGTGCTGTTGTGGAGGAGCTTATGCTGCATGGAGCTCATGATGTTGTTTTCCAGCTCCAGACGCGCAGAACTCTCTTTCTCCAGCTGCTTACTCTGATCGTTCACTTGAGCCTGGTGTGACCCAAATTCCTGGAAAAAGGGTGAGattaaagaaagacaaaaacaaaatcaggcagtgTAAGGTTTCTGACCTGGAACCACGACTGCTCCCTGGacaaacactgacctttgagAGTCTAGCGAGGGTCCGCTCTGTCTCCTGGAGAGTGAGGAGGAATGTGCTGTAGTGGGCCTGCAGGGATTCTTGCTGAGCCTGCTTGTCACTGATGAGCTTTCTGGTAGTGGTGCAGTCCATTTGAGACCAGTTCAGCTGCAGTGTCAGTATCTCATTTTGCTCCTGCTCTGCATTGATGGATTTCTTGTAGCCATCAATGTCCTTGTCTAGCAAGATCACCTGGTGTTTGGTTTCACTGAGGAGAAGacgagaaaaaaatgaatgggTGCTCACTTTTTGCTCTGTGTTACTTTcgaataaaaaaatcaaatcagggGTTAATATTATCATTGAGTGTTCTAAAAATACCTTTTTTATAGACACCTGTCATTTTCTATAGACATGTTTAGAGCATGGGCATCATTTGTTACATATACACTTGAAGCGCATTAGTATCTTTAACGTTTACTCAGTAGGACACAAATCAGAAACATCTTCCCACATCCATCAGTCTCACCGGATGACTTCCTGCATCGCACCGAAGGCCTCGTCTCGTCTCCTTAACCCCATGAGGCAGCTGTTCcactgctgcagcagctgtttaCGGGCCACCAACAGTGACTCCATCTCCATCTCAGCCTGCACAAAGATGTAAAAATGAATGACTGATGTTGTTTGACGACTGCCATAATCAGAGAATTCTTATTTCGTTCATGAGTTAGTAAACCgagacaaaaacataacctgtttgtctttttctttttctcttatcCAAATATTTTTGTGTTGACTGTACCCATTAACATTATTAAATCAACAAATAAGATACACCCACCAGCCACTTCATCAGTTACAGGTAATTCAGGTTGGACAAACTTGCCTTCAAAACAGCCTTAATTCATTGTGGCAGAAATTCGCAGATGCTCCGTTGGACTGAGATGTGGTGACTGCTGGAGGCCATCTgactacagtgaactcattttcATGGTCAAGAATCCAGTTTGAGAtgtttgagttttgtgacatggttcaacatcctgctggaagcagccattagaAGATGGGTAATATGTGGTTGTGGTCATAAAGGAATGTGTCAGGTTTCGGTTGTGTGTAAGCAggagaggacccaaacgcacGACTCAAGACACACGGGGATGAACTCAAAAGGCACAGCTttattaacaggaacacagggAGCGATACAACACTATACTGGGAGAAACTAAAAGCTAAGGCACAGGGGAGACACAAGGAAACGCACACAACcatgagggacgacgcgacacgGAACAGAGGGGGAcgctgacataaatacacaaaaggtaatgagggaagtggaagcacacggggaacacagctgaggacAATAACCCATGACAGAGCGGGGAGGACACGAGACTGAAAATGCTGATGCCAAGACGCGGACCTTAAACATAACACAGAAAGTACACAGAGGCagccaagagaggcagagagagagaacacgacggaaagaggaaaacacagacacaagaagtggaagcAAAGCACAATAACTCAAATCACTATATACACGGTCACATagagggagacacagaggaCAACACGGGGGGAAATCTAATAAACAATACTGAACAGAAAACCTAGGGATCTTAAGAATACAAATGAACTTAATACAGAATGTCAAAACTCAAAACATCAGGTCAGAAGTCCTGGGACCGTGACAGAATGAGCACCAACAAGAGTCAGGTAGGTGTGGTATTTCATCAGTGCTCAGTCGATACTGAAGGATCAAAGGTGTGCCAataaaatatcccccacaccattacaccagcaCCATCCTGAACAGTTGATACTATGTGAATTGCCTCCGCTTCCTGTTCTTATCTGAAGGGAGATTCACCCTTAGTGGGTTTCTGCtgttgtagcccatctgcttcaaatcgtgccttcagagatgctctttctgcatactttggttcTAACAAGTGTTTATTTGGCTTACTGTTGTCTTCCTATCAGCGCAAAGCAATCTGGCCATTATCCTCTGATCTGTGGCATCAACAATTTGTCTCAGACAACTGCTGCTCACAGGATATTTATCCTGGTTGTGCAGTATatcagcagtttaaaaaaaaaagaccggCTCATGTGctccaacaaccatgccacattcaaggtcacttaaatcacctttaagGGACCtgttctgatgctcagtttgaactccAGCAGGTTGTCTTGTCCATGTCTACATACCTAAATGCAAGTACTTGAATGTGAGTTCAATCCATATATCAAGGACATATTTCACTCAATCAGTCACTGGATAAGTGAACTGgacttttgttttaatgttttcagtgtCACTAATCAATATAAGAGCAATATTCACATCAACGAAATATTTATTTGCTATGGGTAATATGAAAGTTGACACTTTTAATAGTGAAATCACCCACCACTCACTAGCTCACTATTTTGCTTTTATGTCATTTTATGGCACAGCAGTTACCTCTGAGAGAGCCTCTTTGGCTGTCTGTGTCTCCTCTGCTTGAGCACTGGTTTTGGCCTCATACATGGCTATCTGCTGCGTCAGCCTGTCCAACTCCTTTGTTAGTCTCTCCACATATAAATCCTGATGACACAGAGAGGTATTTTCACTCAGATACAATTATGTTGATATAACAGTTAGGGTTTATATTGAAAAATACAATCAAATCTTAATAATTTACATGTGAGTGTCTACCTGCTTTAATTTCTGGTCTTCTGCCTGGGTCTTCTCAGCTCCTGCTTTGCGTCTAGCGTTATTCATGGTTTTGACTTCAGAGCGCAGACCTTCGCTGACTCCTTGGATGAAGATGAGATACTGTGTCATGCTGTCTAACTGTGCCTGTAGCTGGGACACTGAGGGAGGACAGAGGAGACAGCATAAACATAACGGCTCAAATCATAATTTCAGAAACATGAACAGATACAGATGTTGCCTTTTTGTTACTCAAACAGTATCACATAGGCCCAACAAAGGCTGCTTTTAAAAGGGAAagatttaaaaattataaaatctgtttaaatttattttaacttCTTAACTTGCGCCATTGAATTTTTAGGGTTTCACATCCATCAGATTCTCACTTAGACTAACATAAAGCCAAATGCATATAAAAGAGTTGATGTTAAAGCTTCAGCATTTGGCTGAAACGTGACATAAACCTAAGGGGTTTACAGTTACTACTACAGATAATAGTAGCAATAAAGttctctgttttaaaaaaatcaatcgTAATGTGGTCATAGGCACAGACGTCAAATATTACCACAATCATCTTAATCTAAGAGTCATATAAAATCAAAACTAATCCTGGAGCAGCACAAAGATACAACCTCTAAATGACAGTCCAGGCTCACCATTGGCTCTGGCTTCACAGACCTTTCTGGTCATGCTGGAATGTTGACTCTTTATCTCCTCCAGCTGGTTCAGAGCCTGCTGGTGTTTGGCTTCAGCCTGTGTCTTGGTCTCATGAAGGTCATGCAGCCTGTTCTGCTGTCTGACCAGCTGCTCCTGAAGCCTGAAGACCTCCACACCTAATTCCTGGTTGTGGCTAGCATCATCCTTTGCAACTGCATGCTGATGGAGGAAGAGAGCAGTTAGAAATCACAGAAAAGTCAATAATTCTAGACGATAACTGACTTTATACATGCTTTTATGTTGGGTACTAAAATGTCTTTCCTTCATCCAGGACAAAGCGCGGTATAAAAGTACTGGTTCTACTTTTTAGTGGTTGCCGGTTGGAACTGAGaaagattttattatatttgtaaCTTATTTCCAACATTGTAACCCTTTTGGGGACCTTTTGAAATAAATCTGTGACCTTCAAACATTATTCTCCCCATTATGTGAACATACTCAGATAATGAGGGGGACACTTAAAACTATTTTATACAAAGTGCTTTAAATTTCATGATATTTACTGTACTTTAAATCATACTCGCTATACATACCATACATGAAATTTAATATATTCTGTTTGTAATCATTACCCATTTGAGTGATGAAAGCCTCACACCTTAACCCTGCaacaagtgtttttctttgaaagttaAATAGTGTGTGGGTGTTGCATCTCTCCTAAACACCTGTCTTATGTAATACAGTAGACGTGAAGTGTTCTGCAGTTCCCATACAGTTCTACAGCACCATCTTCTGGACATTTAAATAGAAAAGTTGCCTTGTGTTTGTATAGAAACTAGCTTGTTTGCCTGCATGTGTGAATCAGTGTATTAACTGTGCAAAGATGGAGAGAATTTTTGGTCAGAGAAGTGGCCAACCTTTTCCCTCAGTGCCTGGTTGATCCTCTCCAGCTGTTTTCTAAGCTGGATTGTCAGAGCAGCTTGTTGTCTTCTGACCACAGGCTGCCAACAGATTAAATATAGTATCAGTAACGTCCCAGTGGAAGACAAAGACATGTAGTATTAATGCTTCACATCCATCATAATTCAATTTTCTCTCTGATGAGCACTAAGACAAAAATCTATTCATTATTTATCAAACACTGGTCGTGTAAAGATTAAAGGTGAAGCTACAAACATGCTCAGGATCAAGAACGATtaactcctcctcctcgtcttctGGCAGTGGCTCATCATCCTCCATCTCCTCCGATGTGTGTGAACGGTGAGCCACCTGAGCAACATCCTCTTGCACTGAAATACAGAGAAAGGCATATTttaaccaaaaaataaataatcatgtAAAAAGGGTACATATTGCTATACAATATAGAAGCAAATCCCACAGAGGATTAATGTGTGACTTACTTAAATTTATGGCCGCAGGGAGGTTTTCATCCACTACAGTGAGGTCAGGGTAATGCTGGGCAGCAGAGCTCTCTGGCTGTGGCAGTGACTGAACCTGTGAGTccggagacagacataaagcaTGAATAGAGCTCctcaacagctgctgtgattTAGACATTAAGAACTGTTAGACTAAAGATGTCGAACATGAACCTGCCCACCAAAGGGACCAATCTGGCTGAGTGAGTGGTTttgcaaaatgtaaaatttgGAAAGAAGGAGGACACACGTCTTTAAGAATGGATCCTGAGTCCAAACTGCTGATTCCATTTGAGCCatatgactaacactgcaataTTTTATGCATCCAACAGTTAAGACTGTGAGTGCAGCAGCACAGCACCTGGACAAACATCCAAACTGCATCAGTGTTCAATGACCTGTTGCTAAAGCAGCAACAAAGTAAGGAAAGAAAACCTCAGCAGATACACATCTCAAACCTCTGGAACATGTGAGGCAGTCGCTCCACTGTCTTCTTCTGCGTCGTCACTTCCATCCTGCAGGTTGGGCTCTGTCTCATTTCGGGTGGAGCTTTCCTCCCTTCCATCCTCATCTCCTGGGTTCTGCATTGGACCTAAAACTTCACATGAAGATTTATATTTTCTCCAGGTGACTAATATGTGTATTTGCCCCGAATGTCAAAGGCTAATGGTGAGAGAGAGGGCTATTGAGAAATTTTTCTTAGTAACGCTGAAAATATAAGAGAAAATATTTTCAATTGAGGCGCTAATCCCTTTTTTATTAGTCAGCTATTGCCATGTTTGAAGATTCTGGACATGTTTCCTTTTCCTAGATGTCAGACTTGGTTTCTCATATGACATGTTTCACTTCTATAACAGATGTCCTGCCTGATATCTTGGTTTTTGATATAATAAGCTGTGATGTTCTCACAATTATAAATGCAAAACTACCAAACAGTAGTCCAGTCATTCTTAAAGAAGCAACATTTGCAAGTGGATGTCTGTAGTCTATATCATTTTTGGCTAAAGTTCAAGgaaatgttgttttcattcaactGTCATCCTTTCTAGACAAGAACAATATTTATGAGATCTTTTAATCAGGTTTCAGGGTTTTTCCAGTGTTAAATCTTATcttttgaaactaaaaaattATATTCTAGTTGATACCTGTTCAGGTGGTTGTTCAGTTTTAGTTCTGCTGAACCTGAGTGCTGCTTTTGACACCCCCATCATGACTTACTCTTTGAGCGCTGCGTGGGAGTCAAGTTTTCACTCCTAAATGGTTTAAATCTAATATCTAAAACAGAGGTCATATTGTTGTGTGTTGCCCTTACATTAAGGCCCTTAAAGGTCTGCTTCCCCACCCTACGGAATCAGGGAGGGTCCttgtaattaataaataataatcatcTGAATCCATCATTATTATAcataatgaaattaaatgagCAAATAGATTGCACTCATTTTTGATTTTTACAATTTCATGTGTTGACCGGAACTGTTCAGTAAAGTAGTGTCTCACCTCATATATTTAAGTTTTTCTGAGGCTActtgaaaatgaataaaatatcaAGTAGAAATCTGAAGATTTCCGGGCTGGGCTTATGGGTAACAAATACTttccttgtatttaaaataagCCATGTTTTTGTATTCGTGCTAGCTTTGCGCTAAGTCCTCAACAATAGAGGGTTTGTGAGGATCACATTATAATAACTGACAACCTGACTTTGGCTCTTGAATAGTCAAAAGAACAATTTAGAGTCTGCGTATCAATACCATCGTACTATATCGTACCAacaatataatttaattttgcaTTTAGGATACAACTTACCACGGTAGCGTTACGGGTACAGTTGATTAAGGTTACTAGGCAACCGTAAACTTCCGTAGCTGGCGTCTGCGCAGTCTCAGTCAGACGCCAGTAGCTGTGAGAATTTGGGGTCGCTGTGGAGTTTTAACATACGTACAGGCTGTACGTAGGATGTACGCGCTTATTTACGACcgctttcagaataaaagtaattttctaGGAGTTACTGGCATGTTCAAAGCTAATTTCTTAATGCTGTGGTCACATTTTATCTCCAACCACGGGCTCTGTGAGAGGCCTGGAGGAGCCTGTAAGAGAGTAGACAAATATTTAGATGCTATTTTTGGCCTCATTTTCGGCAGTGATCTTTGTTTTGACAATCACATAAATACGGTTACCAGAACTGCTTTCTATCACTTAAAGATTATATCTAGGACTATGAAATTCCTCTCTCAAACTGACTATGAGATGCATTCATCTCATTCATGGGTTTAAGTTCGTTATATTATTGCAACACTCTATTTGAAGGACCATATCATCAGCACAACATCTTTGGCTTATTCAAAATGCAGCAGGCAGAATCCGTACAGGTAGATGGAAATTT
This sequence is a window from Oreochromis niloticus isolate F11D_XX linkage group LG6, O_niloticus_UMD_NMBU, whole genome shotgun sequence. Protein-coding genes within it:
- the ccdc40 gene encoding coiled-coil domain-containing protein 40; its protein translation is MQNPGDEDGREESSTRNETEPNLQDGSDDAEEDSGATASHVPEVQSLPQPESSAAQHYPDLTVVDENLPAAINLMQEDVAQVAHRSHTSEEMEDDEPLPEDEEEELIVLDPEHPVVRRQQAALTIQLRKQLERINQALREKHAVAKDDASHNQELGVEVFRLQEQLVRQQNRLHDLHETKTQAEAKHQQALNQLEEIKSQHSSMTRKVCEARANVSQLQAQLDSMTQYLIFIQGVSEGLRSEVKTMNNARRKAGAEKTQAEDQKLKQDLYVERLTKELDRLTQQIAMYEAKTSAQAEETQTAKEALSEAEMEMESLLVARKQLLQQWNSCLMGLRRRDEAFGAMQEVIRETKHQVILLDKDIDGYKKSINAEQEQNEILTLQLNWSQMDCTTTRKLISDKQAQQESLQAHYSTFLLTLQETERTLARLSKEFGSHQAQVNDQSKQLEKESSARLELENNIMSSMQHKLLHNSTAKYSQLLTEKISRLKKEKMYQLKQSEEEVLVVKLESQLVSQRVDSLALTQEALDQEIAKSNKLITAIQAKVTSSVRVIEQKQSTIIGYNKKISQIAASTGHDDLGPLHIKIQSIIAQIEELAANIKSYQQLWMKQQGILMGLTQTIEANSKELLKLQTEYTGWQQTKLYFESQIESEHREEAELEKSSKMLKRDQLKLNMLLSRKGQLSQALQQENAVMETDFIHRLKDAEREAVKMQMKLEKTQEEKERLLNSLVEAERQIMLWEKKTQLVKEMHSAMDVGQGESHTMKAEIHRMEVRLSQLMKQRECLLRESEATVARRETIVLRKEAMMRNSLKQATQGDLSLSIQGLQRKIREAHKQVVEYEQVIGELQKQKESLRDMIAQKKTHLTELCSTSYILDSDFVHLQDTKERNLAHLVALQSRAKRLRTVCEGSYRTVSTPESVEAALQRQTERLHAISTILHRVCEEFPQHQGALRRLSRALSEHAKAVE